In Neovison vison isolate M4711 chromosome 11, ASM_NN_V1, whole genome shotgun sequence, one genomic interval encodes:
- the LOC122889821 gene encoding acyl-CoA-binding domain-containing protein 7-like yields the protein MSLQADFDRITKDVRKLKTRRDDEELKELYVIDKQSIVGDINIEYPGMLDLKGKAKWEAWNFQKGQSKEDAMSAYISKAKELIEKYEI from the exons ATGTCTTTGCAG GCTGATTTTGATAGGATCACAAAAGATGTGAGGAAGCTGAAAACAAGACGAGATGATGAAGAACTGAAAGAACTCTATGTGATCGACAAACAATCTATAGTTGGAGACATTAATATTG AGTATCCAGGAATGCTAGATTTAAAAGGCAAGGCTAAATGGGAAGCGTGGAACTTCCAAAAAG ggCAGTCGAAGGAAGATGCCATGAGTGCCTATATATCTAAAGCAAAAGAGCtgatagaaaaatatgaaatttaa